The proteins below come from a single Ptychodera flava strain L36383 chromosome 6, AS_Pfla_20210202, whole genome shotgun sequence genomic window:
- the LOC139134491 gene encoding ATP-binding cassette sub-family C member 9-like, translating into MGDTCLFIPPLAVGGIVSYATKLYYNEEQTKDNVCYVTVQEFFSNGFVLLLVTFIAIVVRAFLMQYGGNIMDWTTIYARTAMQAFIYDKSLRLSTWTLSSGDMAIGQITNHMSVDALSIHWFTIGHTWIWPIPYQASVKSFNM; encoded by the exons ATGGGAGATACTTGTCTGTTTATACCACCTCTCGCTGTAGGTGGGATCGTGTCATATGCCACCAAGCTGTACTACAACGAAGAACAAACTAAAGATAAT GTGTGCTATGTCACGGTGCAGGAGTTTTTCAGCAACGGATTTGTGCTGTTACTGGTCACATTTATCGCCATCGTAGTCAGAGCGTTTTTAATGCAGTATGGCGGTAACATCATGGACTGGACAACAATATACGCACGAACTGCAATGCAG GCCTTTATCTACGATAAATCACTTCGGTTGTCGACATGGACTCTATCAAGTGGAGATATGGCTATTGGTCAAATAACCAATCACATGTCGGTAGACGCCTTAAGTATACACTGGTTCACCATAGGCCACACATGGATTTGGCCCATCCCCTACCAGGCAAGTGTGAAATCTTTTAACATGTAA